One segment of Babesia bigemina genome assembly Bbig001, chromosome : II DNA contains the following:
- a CDS encoding mago nashi protein, putative: MAEDGFYLRYYVGHEGKFGHEFLEFELTSDGKLRYTNNSNYRKDSMIKKEAFLTRAVIAEMKRIVLESEITSEDHTDWPIPDRVGRQELELKIEGKRYTYSTSKIGSLSDVQNSKDPNGMRVFYYLVQDLKCFVFSLISLCFRVGPQCARGSHPCRSGPSEPASGATSPSRQVATAYRNYGINEAVELKLLYA; the protein is encoded by the exons ATGGCGGAGGATGGATTCTATCTCCGCTACTA TGTCGGCCACGAGGGCAAATTCGGCCACGAATTCCTCGAATTCGAGCTCACTAGCGACGGGAAACTGCGCTACACAAACAACTCCAACTACCGGAAGGATAGCATGATCAAGAAGGAAG CCTTCCTGACCCGCGCGGTGATTGCGGAGATGAAGCGCATCGTGCTGGAATCCGAAATCACCAGCGAGGACCACACCGATTGGCCCATTCCCGACCGCGTCGGTCGTCAGGAGCTGGAGCTGAAGATCGAAGGGAAGCGCTACACCTACTCGACGTCCAAGATCGGATCACTATCGGACGTGCAGAACAGCAAGGACCCGAACGGAATGCGCGTCTTCTACTACCTGGTGCAAGACCTGAAGTGTTTCGTTTTTTCGCTCATCAGTCTTTGCTTCAGGGTAGGTCCGCAGTGCGCCCGCGGCTCACATCCGTGCAGATCAGGCCCATCTGAGCCCGCATCCGGTGCAACATCGCCGTCACGCCAAGTAGCGACTGCATATCGTAATTATGGTATTAATGAAGCCGTTGAGTTAAAATTGCTTTATGCGTAA
- a CDS encoding acetyl-CoA synthetase, putative, producing MSQPSSEDCKRRKKDSSAATMEPGQCGTPASGGEPDAMNTAEEFFPQFDRSVERDLLLLGKSYDVAAREGHRYHINSLAEYQEMYRRSMADPEGFWGEMARSELRWMHPFHRVFSGGFEAADFSWFLGGKLNACDNCVDRWAEERPNVAAIIFEGDDPKDNRTVTFYELRQNVCRVANVLKRHGVRKGDTVTLYMPSVPELAFAMLACARIGAVHNVVFGGFSAASVGERIRDSNSRIVVTVDEATRGGKRIHMKNIVDEALRDCPDVTRCLVYSKTGDDAYFVKGRDVWLDDALPRERPYCPPETMDSEDTLFILYTSGSTGKPKGVAHTTAGYLLYAIATTKYIFDTRQGDIFGCMADLGWITGHTYVVYGPLLNGVTTFLFASLPNYPDPGRYWRIIEQYRITQFYTAPTAIRLLMRYGDEFPARYDLSSARILGSVGEPINPEAWLWYYNVVGRGRSTVVDTYWQTETGGIVIAPIPGAIPTKAGSATLPFFGIEVGLVDAKTGREIIGNGTSGLLVLRRPWPGLFRTLAGNHQRGLDVYFAKVPGCYLTGDAAYRDDDGYIWINGRVDDTLNVSGHRIGSADIEHALVQVDYVAEAAAVAFPHPIKGQAIFCFVTLKDSCTVTAEQMVQELRLSVRRLVGPFATPDIITATPNMPKTRSGKIMRRILRKLVSNQAEDLGDISTLADPSVVEGLVGICREALDTYAESLKASLAKN from the exons ATGTCGCAGCCGTCGTCAGAAGATTGCAAACGGCGCAAGAAAGATAGCTCTGCCGCCACCATGGAGCCTGGGCAGTGTGGTACGCCCGCGTCCGGCGGCGAGCCCGACGCGATGAACACCGCGGAGGAGTTTTTCCCGCAGTTCGATCGCAGCGTGGAACGTGACCTGCTGCTCCTGGGCAAGTCTTACGACGTCGCCGCCAGGGAGGGGCACCGTTACCACATCAACAGCCTG GCCGAGTACCAGGAGATGTATCGCCGCAGCATGGCCGACCCCGAGGGCTTCTGGGGCGAAATGGCGCGCAGCGAGCTCCGGTGGATGCACCCGTTCCACCGCGTGTTCAGCGGCGGGTTCGAGGCGGCCGACTTCAGCTGGTTCCTGGGCGGCAAGCTGAACGCGTGCGACAACTGCGTCGACCGCTGGGCGGAGGAGCGCCCCAACGTCGCCGCCATCATTTTCGAGGGCGACGACCCGAAGGATAACCGGACGGTGACCTTCTACGAGCTCAGGCAGAATGTCTGCAGGGTGgccaacgtgctgaagcGGCACGGCGTGAGGAAGGGCGACACCGTCACCCTCTACATGCCGTCCGTTCCGGAGCTGGCCTTTGCGATGCTGGCCTGCGCCCGCATTGGGGCGGTACACAATGTGGTTTTCGGCGGATTCTCGGCCGCCAGCGTCGGTGAGCGGATCAGGGACTCCAACTCCCGGATAGTGGTCACCGTCGACGAGGCCACGCGCGGCGGCAAGCGCATTCACATGAAAAACATCGTGGACGAGGCGCTGAGGGACTGCCCAGACGTGACTCGGTGCCTCGTGTACTCCAAAACCGGCGACGATGCCTATTTCGTGAAGGGTCGCGACGTCTGGCTGGACGACGCGCTCCCCAGGGAGAGGCCCTACTGCCCGCCCGAGACCATGGACAGCGAAGACACGCTGTTCATTCTGTACACGTCGGGCTCCACTGGCAAGCCCAAGGGCGTGGCCCACACCACGGCGGGATACTTGTTGTACGCCATTGCGACGACGAAGTACATCTTCGACACGAGGCAGGGTGACATCTTCGGCTGCATGGCCGACCTGGGTTGGATCACCGGGCACACGTACGTCGTGTACGGCCCGCTGCTGAACGGCGTCACGACGTTCCTGTTCGCGTCGCTGCCCAACTATCCCGACCCGGGCCGGTACTGGCGCATCATAGAGCAGTACCGCATCACGCAGTTCTACACGGCGCCGACGGCCATCCGCCTGCTGATGCGTTACGGGGACGAGTTCCCGGCGCGCTACGACCTGAGTTCCGCGCGGATCCTCGGCAGCGTCGGCGAGCCCATCAACCCCGAGGCGTGGCTGTGGTACTACAACGTCGTCGGCCGCGGGCGCAGCACGGTCGTGGACACCTATTGGCAGACGGAGACGGGCGGCATCGTGATCGCGCCGATACCCGGCGCCATCCCAACCAAAGCCGGGTCGGCGACGCTGCCGTTCTTCGGCATCGAGGTCGGCCTCGTCGACGCCAAAACGGGGCGGGAGATCATCGGCAACGGCACCAGCGGCCTGCTGGTGCTGCGCAGGCCGTGGCCCGGGCTGTTCCGCACGCTCGCCGGCAACCACCAGCGTGGCCTGGATGTGTACTTCGCGAAGGTGCCGGGGTGCTACCTCACTGGGGACGCCGCCTACCGTGACGACGACGGCTACATCTGGATCAACGGCCGTGTCGACGACACCCTCAACGTGTCGGGGCACCGCATAGGCTCCGCCGACATCGAGCACGCGCTGGTGCAGGTGGACTACGTGGCGGAGGCTGCTGCGGTTGCCTTCCCGCACCCCATCAAGGGCCAGGCCATCTTCTGCTTCGTGACGCTCAAGGACTCCTGCACGGTGACTGCAGAGCAGATGGTGCAGGAGTTGCGTCTGTCGGTGCGCCGCCTCGTAGGACCGTTCGCCACGCCCGACATCATCACCGCGACCCCGAACATGCCGAAAACGCGCAGCGGCAAGATCATGCGCCGCATTTTGCGCAAGCTGGTCAGCAACCAAGCAGAGGACCTCGGCGACATATCCACGCTCGCCGACCCGTCAGTCGTCGAGGGGCTCGTGGGGATCTGCAGGGAAGCGCTAGACACGTACGCGGAGAGTTTGAAAGCCAGCTTGGCAAAAAATTAG
- a CDS encoding transportin, putative, with amino-acid sequence MSFAGDAAYAQLIAALEKSDRPDTQTQKDVADFITHFESTQRYSVLYFLEAALTAPALHVRQMAALCLKRAINVRWAELEPDVKSHLKNGLVRGIQIDDSDVRTVFGSAFVALFAVEGFENWSEAPALLLKLASESQNRIVRDTAAGTLLMLVEDMTANEHMRENAYANAAGSERLTVFVTKELLPRVLEQGTKMPEALVFTCRLLYTLMDHKSLSAPLFEEHFATFWGLMGSVAHSRDPSVRKCVIKGMIETWDRQPMTILDASAAVFSFLIECSDDVSDNTVQIEALGFWAHILKNRLEEPVRTRLHNALRSVLPRLIPVLIEHTRYTSWDYMSMDESHLEEDNASVPDRVEDVPPRPEGEMGADEDEESATWGTNWTTRKGAALALDYIAQVFGQDQEILQFVLDLIEKRLANDTDWEVRESAVLVLGAIARGSAYAMAPLLPKVVQYLIDLTQHPKPLMRSIACWSLSRFADWLCQPAADDSEQPWLQPVMNAIFSRVLDRNKRVQEAACSALASFIEGGGCQLLPYIQPIVQTVVKAFECYQARNLMMLYDAVSTLAQVFGEALPQSSCGAYLLQPIMHRIGTTETHCPQFLALMDCVNSLVQCWELMYAPHAEATVRRAMTAVFEVLYDGRNFELSDGATEMPRWDVIGCSAEVISTVVGAMQEQSAALMQQSFVTLEPSVAQKLGMDRQQAGVVDMIVLCCQCPAPSVLQSVFALVGDLAWHCSALVATDAIIASLSVHVSCPSRLVCNNVCWALGVLAQTPLGQQRLEPHFHEIFTKMVELVNREKEHILMQNLCVSMGKFANTFPQLTAPLIPHFIKPWLDFVSQTRNDREKALALSGVVNASCLSTDASAGDVQLALARVSLDFPPCCPELEASLRALAHRLSQTPEKWQALGEAGQQLLLERASASQ; translated from the coding sequence ATGTCGTTCGCAGGCGATGCTGCCTACGCGCAGCTCATCGCGGCGCTGGAGAAATCTGACCGGCCAGACACGCAAACACAGAAGGATGTGGCAGACTTCATCACACACTTCGAGTCCACGCAGCGCTACAGTGTGCTCTACTTCCTCGAGGCCGCACTGACGGCGCCGGCGCTGCACGTGCGCCAAATGGCGGCGCTGTGCCTCAAGAGGGCGATAAACGTGCGGTGGGCGGAGCTGGAGCCGGACGTGAAGAGCCACCTGAAGAACGGGCTGGTGCGAGGCATCCAAATCGACGACTCGGATGTGAGGACGGTGTTCGGTTCCGCGTTCGTGGCGCTCTTCGCCGTGGAGGGCTTCGAAAACTGGTCGGAGGCcccggcgctgctgctgaagctCGCAAGCGAATCCCAGAACCGCATCGTTAGGGACACCGCGGCGGGGACGCTGCTCATGCTCGTGGAGGACATGACCGCCAACGAGCACATGCGCGAAAATGCGTACGCTAACGCCGCTGGGAGCGAGCGGCTGACTGTGTTTGTCACGAAGGAGCTGCTTCCACGAGTGCTGGAACAGGGCACAAAGATGCCGGAGGCTCTGGTCTTCACCTGCAGGCTGCTCTACACTCTGATGGACCACAAGAGCCTGTCGGCGCCGCTGTTCGAGGAGCACTTCGCGACCTTCTGGGGGCTCATGGGGTCGGTGGCGCACAGCCGCGACCCGTCGGTGCGCAAGTGCGTCATCAAGGGCATGATAGAAACCTGGGACCGCCAGCCCATGACCATCCTGGACGCTAGCGCGGCCGTCTTCTCGTTCCTGATAGAGTGCAGCGACGATGTGAGCGACAACACGGTGCAGATTGAGGCGCTCGGGTTCTGGGCCCACATCCTCAAGAACAGGCTGGAGGAGCCGGTGAGGACGCGCCTGCATAACGCCCTGCGCAGCGTGCTGCCGCGACTCATCCCCGTGCTCATAGAACACACCAGGTACACGTCCTGGGACTACATGTCGATGGATGAGTCCCACCTCGAGGAGGATAATGCGAGCGTGCCGGATCGCGTGGAGGACGTGCCTCCACGCCCCGAGGGGGAGATGGGAGCGGACGAGGACGAGGAGTCCGCCACGTGGGGGACCAACTGGACCACCAGGAAGGGTGCAGCGCTCGCGCTGGACTATATCGCACAGGTCTTCGGGCAGGACCAGGAAATCTTGCAGTTCGTGCTCGACCTCATCGAGAAGCGCCTGGCCAACGACACGGATTGGGAGGTGCGTGAGTCCGCCGTGCTGGTTCTGGGCGCGATTGCGAGAGGGTCGGCGTATGCGATGGCGCCGTTGCTGCCGAAGGTGGTGCAGTACCTGATCGACCTGACGCAGCACCCGAAGCCGCTGATGAGGAGCATCGCCTGCTGGTCGCTGTCGAGGTTCGCCGACTGGTTGTGCCAGCCCGCGGCCGACGACTCGGAGCAGCCCTGGCTGCAGCCCGTGATGAACGCGATTTTCAGCCGCGTGCTGGATCGGAACAAGCGCGTGCAGGAGGCCGCGTGCTCGGCGTTGGCCTCCTTCATCGAGGGCGGCGGATGCCAGCTGCTGCCCTACATCCAGCCCATCGTGCAGACCGTGGTCAAGGCGTTCGAGTGTTACCAGGCGCGCAACCTGATGATGCTATACGATGCAGTGAGTACATTAGCACAGGTGTTCGGTGAGGCGCTCCCGCAGTCATCGTGCGGCGCGTACTTGCTGCAGCCGATCATGCACCGCATTGGCACCACGGAGACGCATTGCCCTCAGTTCCTGGCGCTCATGGACTGCGTGAACTCGCTGGTGCAGTGCTGGGAGCTGATGTACGCGCCGCACGCCGAAGCCACCGTCCGCCGCGCCATGACGGCGGTGTTCGAGGTCCTCTACGACGGCAGGAACTTCGAACTCTCCGACGGCGCGACCGAGATGCCGCGCTGGGACGTCATCGGCTGCTCCGCGGAGGTCATATCCACCGTCGTTGGTGCCATGCAGGAGCAGTCCGCCGCCCTGATGCAGCAGTCCTTCGTCACGCTGGAGCCGTCGGTCGCCCAGAAACTGGGGATGGACCGGCAGCAGGCGGGAGTCGTGGATATGATTGTCCTCTGCTGCCAGTGTCCGGCCCCCTCGGTGCTGCAAAGCGTCTTCGCGTTGGTGGGCGACCTCGCGTGGCACTGCAGCGCGCTGGTGGCCACCGACGCCATTATCGCATCCCTCAGCGTCCACGTGTCGTGCCCGTCGCGGCTCGTGTGCAACAACGTGTGCTGGGCGCTGGGCGTCCTGGCGCAAACCCCGCTgggccagcagcgcctggaGCCGCACTTCCACGAGATCTTCACGAAGATGGTGGAGCTGGTGAACCGCGAGAAGGAACACATCCTCATGCAGAACCTCTGCGTGTCCATGGGCAAGTTCGCCAACACGTTCCCGCAGCTCACCGCGCCGCTAATACCGCACTTCATTAAGCCGTGGTTGGACTTCGTCTCGCAGACCAGGAACGACCGCGAAAAGGCGCTCGCCCTGTCCGGCGTCGTGAACGCCTCGTGCCTCAGCACCGACGCGTCCGCGGGCGACGTGCAGCTGGCGCTGGCCAGGGTGTCGTTGGACTTCCCGCCGTGCTGCCCTGAGCTGGAGGCATCGCTGCGGGCGCTGGCCCACAGGCTGTCCCAGACTCCAGAGAAGTGGCAGGCGCTGGGCGAGGCCGGGCAGCAGCTCCTGCTGGAGCGCGCCTCCGCCAGCCAGTAG
- a CDS encoding thioredoxin, putative: MVKQVASVDEFQTVIASPGLVVVDFFATWCGPCMSFAPKFEAMSKDYPSANFIKVDITDVPELQTKYAITSIPAFKLFKNGEVVGEVVGASGINLKNAIEKNL; this comes from the exons ATGGTGAAGCAGGTGGCTTCCGTTGACG AATTCCAGACAGTGATTGCCAGCCCCGGCCTCGTCGTCGTGGACTTCTTCGCCACATGGTGTG GGCCCTGCATGAGCTTCGCCCCCAAATTCGAGGCCATGTCCAAGGACTACCCCTCGGCAAACTTCATCAAGGTTGACATCACCGATGTCCCCGAGCTCCAGACGAAGTACGCCATCACCAGCATCCCCGCGTTCAAGCTCTTCAAGAACGGCGAGGTCGTCGGTGAGGTTGTTGGCGCGAGCGGCATCAACCTGAA GAATGCCATCGAAAAGAACCTTTAA